The Sorangiineae bacterium MSr11954 DNA segment GCAAGGCAGATTGCGCGCGCGTGTTGTGCAGTACGGTCGCGCCTGCGGGGTGCCGTTCGGCGGTATAGGTGTCGAGCAGGCCTTCCGGTGCCCAACCCCGGGTGGTCGCCGCCAGCTTCCAGCCGAGGTTGACCGCGTCCATGATGCCCAGGTTCAGACCCTGACCGCCATTCGGCGAGTGGACATGGGCCGCGTCGCCGGCCAGCAGGACACGTCCCTCGCGGTAGCTCGTGACCTGGCGCGCGTTGTCGCTGAACCGCCGCGCGTCTTGCATGGCCGTGATGGTCACGTCGGTTCCGGATACCCGCCGGACGCTTGCCTGGAGCTCTTCGAGGGTCATGGGCTCGCCGCGATCCGATATGTCGTCGAAGTCGAAGGTAGCCAGGACCGTATCGCTGTACATCAACGTTCCCGTGGAGGTTCGGCCGGGTGGCGGTAGCTTCTCCCGATCGGCGATGTCCGCCCGTCGCGCAATACGGGTCACCATGATGGGTGCAGTCCCCGGGAAATCGAAGTCCGCGAGCTTGCGTATGGTACTGCGACCACCATCGCAGCCGACCAGATAGCGCGTTCGGATCCGGTATTCGCCGTCGGGGCCGAGCACGGTGGAGGTGACGGCGTGGTTATCCTGGGTCAGCGCGGTCACGGCATGTCCGCGACGCACCGCCACGCCGAGCTCGGAGATGAATTCGGTGAGCAGCTGCACCAGGGCCGGCTGCCAGATGAGCGCGCCCTGGCGATGGGGCTCCTCCTGCAATGCCGGATCGATCTTGTGAATCCAGGCGAAATGCTTTTTGTCGCTGCCGTGGTCACGTCGGAAGTCGGCTCGGCCTGCGATATCGTGTGCGGCGATTCGCTCTCCCAGCCCCCGGCGCGCGAGAGCCTCGGCCGCGAGCGGCCCGACACCGCGCGCTTTTCGATCGGGATCGGGGATCGCCAGCCGCTCGAGAACCAACGGCTGCACGCCACCAAGTCGCAATTCGGCCGCAAGCATCAGGCCCACCGGGCCCGCACCGACGATGACCACGTCGGCGTCCAACACCTCGTTCTTCGACATAGCCGACCTCTCCCGCCCTCGCCACGGCATCCATGACGAGCGCTCGATGCGCACACCTCACGTGATCTCCCCGTTGCGGGGCTGGACGACGTGCTTGGAGCCGGGAGACCGTAGCGCTGCGATCGGTGCCGATATTGAACAAATGCGACATGCACCCGTTTTATTTACGTTTACGAAATGGCAGCGCGGACGACCTCGCCCACCCGGTGACCCACCGCGGGTAGCAACCTTGGCTGGCGCCGCACCTCGTCGCGACTGGGACGAGCTGCGCGGAACGTGCCGCTCTCCGTGGCTGCCCGATGCAGCGACTCCATCGCTGGCTCGGCAGCCCCGGGTGCGGTCATCCACGAGTGTCCTGCAAGGGCGCTGCTCGCCAAAGAAGGAAATCAACGAAACGCAAAGGCCAAATCGTGGGTCGTCAATCGCTCCGAGCGCATGGATAGGAGTTGGAGGAGAGTCCAGTTCGCATTGGCGTTACGTGCTCGACGTGATTCTTCAAGAACGACGTCGATGGCAAATCATTCCGTATGAGCATCGCTCGAAGGTGGCGTTCGAGCACCGACGGCGAGACATTCTTTGCCCAAGTGCGCATCGGAGGCTCGTTCGCATGGTCCGGCGAACTGCCGGCGCTGCACGAAACCAAGCGGAGAGCCCCAGGGACCATCGCGGGGGTGCAGCGTACCAAGAATGCACCCTTGCGATGGCGCAGCGCTGGCCGAAGGTCACTCGACTGGCTTCGCCGGATAAGGCAGACGTGTACCTCGACGGCTTCGCCGGATAAGGCAGACGTGTACCTCGACGGCCTCGCCGGACAACGCAGAAGTGCACCAGGCCGTCGCTCCCATTGGCGAGGGCGAGCCGCGGGCGCGGCGCTCGAAATTGTCACCTCGACCACTATCGCGACGCCTGCCTCTACCCGATCGGTGGTGGCGGCAGGCGCGCGATCATGAACGAGGTCATCGCGAGGGTTGAAGGCTGTTGAGCCGATGCAAGCTCACGAAGGCTGTATGATGGTGCCGTCGCGAGCTGGGCCAACCACCTGCACGACGGCGCGACCGGTCACCTGCCGAACGTCTTCGCCCGTGCGGTCGAACGTGCTCACCGCCGTGAGCGTGCCGCGCTCGATGCGGGAGAGACCGTCGCGCACCAGAAAGTCTCCCGCGTCGAACACCGAGCGCGCCACGTTGAATGCGCCTCGGGGGAATCCCTCGGCCCACGCGATGGTCGAACGAGTCCGTTCGCCTACTTCGCGCACCGTGTCTTGAAAAACAGAGTGTGAGACGCGCACCACGTTTTCGGCGAACCCCAGGCTCAGGCCGAACCACGTGCCCAAGAGCCCTCCCTCGCGTATCTCATCTGCGCGTCGCGTCCCGTTGAAGTTGCGTACTTTGTCATCCAGATCGGCCATGGCTTCTCCTCGTCTTTCTTGGGGCGAATGAAAACCTACGCCGCGTGCAGCAACGAACTAGTGACAGAACGCCAACGTCTCGTACACAGACCAAGCGTCCGCGTGCCAGAGGCCGCGACAGACGCCGCACGCGAGCGAACGATGCACGGCGTACGCCATGCCAGAATGGGGCCGCACAACCGTGCAATGACTCGATAGCATTCAACCACGTTTTGTTTTGGCATCCAAACAAGATAAAGCTGAAGCGGTTGTATGTCGCGTTGAGAAATGAATTTATCTGAAGCGTTGCTCCAACTCGGGAGTGATCCGCTGGCTCATCGAGCGG contains these protein-coding regions:
- a CDS encoding FAD-dependent monooxygenase; translation: MSKNEVLDADVVIVGAGPVGLMLAAELRLGGVQPLVLERLAIPDPDRKARGVGPLAAEALARRGLGERIAAHDIAGRADFRRDHGSDKKHFAWIHKIDPALQEEPHRQGALIWQPALVQLLTEFISELGVAVRRGHAVTALTQDNHAVTSTVLGPDGEYRIRTRYLVGCDGGRSTIRKLADFDFPGTAPIMVTRIARRADIADREKLPPPGRTSTGTLMYSDTVLATFDFDDISDRGEPMTLEELQASVRRVSGTDVTITAMQDARRFSDNARQVTSYREGRVLLAGDAAHVHSPNGGQGLNLGIMDAVNLGWKLAATTRGWAPEGLLDTYTAERHPAGATVLHNTRAQSALLRPGPHVDSLRDILSELMDIKAVNQYFGRMMSGLDTRYAFAAASSDGHPLIGYHCPDVALTIATSGGGTSKSSLFQFTRSGRGILLCSSADSAIDDLTAPLSDRLERVAVLSIDHDELAAALIRPDGVVAWAASPGQSLDIVGLRTAVLSWFGGA